GTGGGAACTTTCAGATATTAAGCTGAAAAGAACAGATACTACACTTTGATCTTAGCCAAAAGGCCGAGAAGCGATACTGGTAAAGTCTAAAGGCGCGAGGGTGATTCAATGCAGGAAAATCTCCCTAGCGCGATGCAAATTTGGGTACTGTTACTACTAACACCACCTGTGCAAAAGCTTATGAAACTTAGGACCAAGTGAAAACCGATACCTCTTTCTGATATTACTATTTTATAGATGTCGCTATTATTGAAGAATGGGTATTTGCATAATTAATACTCTTTATGAATTTCCGCACATTTAGAATCGTTACTGAATCTAGAGATTTTCGGAAACCTTAGTAAGTCTTAATATTGGTAATCGGAAAATAGTCCAGcacatgttatttttaaataaagacacTGCGATATCGCCCTACAGTAATTTAGATTTAAGCCGGTTTAACACGAAATACTAGGAAGGCGGGTtgggaaatttaaaaaatgttagcTTTCAACATTTCATCATCTGCCACACGCACACgaactattaataattttaagtgtgACGTCAGAGATATAACATAATAAGATGTATCGAGTAAATAGTGTAACGATAACAGAATGCTGTGATCTGAAGGTGTTCAAGTATTTATGTGGGCCGATCCCGGCGGCACTGCAATGCCGGGCCGACCCGTGACGGGAGTGGAGCGAGCCCCGAACATCCCGTCGGTTTACAAAAATCAGTTTAATATACTGGTCCCACATTGTGGGAACTTTCAGATATTAAGCTGAAAAGAACAGATACTACACTTTGATCTTAGCCAAAAGGCCGAGAAGCGATACCCATATTAATTATAGGCGCGAGGGTCATTCTACGCGGGAGAATCTCCTTAGCGCGATGTGAAATTTGGCATTGTTACTACTAGCACAATCTGTGCAAGCGATATGAAACTTCGCGCTAACTGACAATTGAGCAGCGATTTGTCTCTGAATTCCGAGACTATAATGaacaataacaagttttttatgAAGATGGATGTTTTGTAagaaaagaatttaaataatcgTGAAATTCTagctgttgaaaattaatctaaCTTTGAAAAACTTGAGTTTTTTCGATACTTTAATCCCAAATATAATACTATTATATCCCCAATAATCTAATCACTTTCTGTGCAATGCTATACATGTATAACTTCTGTAATAATTTGTCCTTGCAAACATGAGCCAGGGATAAACACAAATGCAGACTTTGTCATAATTatgcaaataattaattataatatgagtttaataatgagcatttatttaaaaagcacagATAGCcacttagtattttttattcatacagttaatattaaatataacttacggATAATATTGACAAGCCATTCCCTCCTACATGCGAGGTGAAAGGAAGCAGGACAATTTGTACACTCCCATAACCTGTCACCACAGCCACACACCAAGCACCATGGAGCGTGAATAGTCActggtatatttttattaaatttgaaaagtGCAGATGATttctgaaaataattattagtattaactTTAGAAGTGAAAATTGTTGTGCTTAATTCAttgcacataaaaatatttgaatcatTTTTTGATAGTTTTGGAAATATTAGCAATATTTTTGGTCCTTGAATTAAAGTGTTGTGTATGTATATCAACATCAATATCCTGTTATTGTCAAATTGCCAGTCCTCAATTTCTGAGAACAGAGGAATTTGGaactaatataatttaatcTTATGGAAAAATTTTGCAGTGGCTTGTTACCACTCTGAAGACAAAGATGTGCTACAGCAATTTTGCATTCTGGTACAAACCTGCATAGAAACCATATAGGAGTATGGATTATAATATACCTGCCATCCCCCTGACAGGTTTGCCAGCTGAGATTACAATCAACtggtagtgtaataaaaaaacttctgCAATAATAACGATAAGGGCGCTTGGAAGCAGGCAGTTCTGCTCCcgtctctcacaagatataaaataaattgtgaaactgtaaaattatattaaataagagcaatctgctgcATTTCTTGGTGGCTATtgttggtagaatctgccttcccaaccggtggtagagtcacaacaaacagacagacatttcGAAAGTGCTGTTATAAACTAGCACTATATAACTACcgcaaaaaattaattttgaatttaaatgaacTAAGCAATTGCTTAATTTGCTTATGGCTTAATCTGGAATTGCTTATGGATAAATCCATAACTAATTAGGAATGGCCAAATACATAGATTATAATATAGAAGACGTACTTACCATATTATCAGATGCGTCTTTACTACTATCACTTTGTTTGTGTACAAAATTGTACCTCCAACACTGATGGAGGTAGTTGTCAATTTCCTTCTccgtaacaatattttttatgaccaTATCTAATTTATCTTCAGTACTTGCATCCACATTATCAAGATAATCTAATATGTcactatttttcactttttcaAAGCACAATGTACTGTAGAAGTGGTCAAAAAGATGCTCCTTGCCAAGCCTTACAAATTGTTTGAAAGCATTTTCATACTTTCCCTGTTTGAGAGGCTTCTGACGTATTTCATAGGATATGTTGAGATCTGGCTCCTTGCATTTGGATGGTTTTACATTTAACGGTAGGACATGGTCTTCCATTAATTTTCtctgaaaaaaataacatattataacagGAATTTTGAAGAAAATAAGCTTTAAATTGTCTTGCAAAGGAACAGGTTTTTCCAAGCTTATCCTACTCTAGGGCTTATAAGACAGTCATCAAAAGACAGTCATCTTTTTCAGACATTTGGACATTTCCCACTGATGGATGCCTCCTATCTCAAAGGACAGAGTGGACAATGCAGTTGGGCAGTTTTCAAAAATTGTTATCTCACACTATTCATAATAACTGGGACTGGGTAACAATGAATGTTAAGCTTCCAGTCCCAGTTATTAGGTTTGGTAAATCTGGTACAGAGTTTCTTGTCAGAAAACAATACCATTTATTTTTTAGCCCAATACAgaatcaaacctgggacctcaTTTTAATAAGCATActccttttttaaaaaaaaaaaccatctatTCTTACATGACTATGATGTATAATGACATGACTGCTAACAACAATCTTTGCATTAaagtatcttttaaaaatagaaaaaaattgttaagtctGTTAAAACAAATGAGAGCAAATATAATACAATGATTttctttatacatatttttttattacttaagtcatttatactaaaatgtaacaaatgatTTGTTCTAGACAGGTAAAAAGGGGtgaacaaattaataaatctttattcatgtaggcctagcacaggcacttatgaagggtttatacatattatatgtttacataattgtaaggggaatttgataactttgttccccaacttaaacctacagctacaagggttccaaacgcaccctggtcccacaacaaacttagccaggtattttttttgtaatcaccttctcacagtaaattaatattaagctatgaagtttcacacccaagttttttgtCATAtgagtaatccttaacattgtaataggacttttctgtaatTTAAAAGGACTATAGTTTGTTAcgagttattatatatataacaccaatgcttatttctgctgccaggCAGCATTACTgcgttccggtctaaagggtaTGGTCACCATTGTATTTACTGGTACATGAGGCATCACACTTGAGCCTTAGGTTTTCCTAGCATGCAATCCATGATGTTATATGAATTGCATAGACATATTAAAGCTAAGATTTTAAttcctatttatatttttaaatacctttctAGGAGTAGCTTTTGCATCAGATTTTGTCACAGGAGCTTTGATAGTAGATCCATAGAAAGGTCTGGACCGTTCAGCGAGGTGCATACAGGTGTAAGGCAGCCACATCTGCTGCTTTGTGCGGACTGTCTCCACATAGTAACAGAGCTGCTTTGTTACTCTAATGCCCTTGTCATCAGCTGTTATTCCTAGAACTAGGAAATGGGGTTACTTGGTGAGCAAAATTAAGTACTCTATATGCCCTTCTTCATACGCGATAATATTAGGTATTCATCTtgttcgaacagtgcgtgttgccagtgatgacttaaggaactgagacatggttgctaactatgggcctcataagaaggctcagcgTCGCTCAgcgtcactcagcgggcgatggagagagctattctaggagtatctctacgtgatcaaatcagaaatgaggagatccgtagaagaaatagagttaccgacatagcgcGAAACtgatgggcagggcacatagctcggagaaccgatggacgttgggttcttaaggtgctggaatggcgaccccgcaccggtaaacgcaacgtaggtcggcccccaacgaggtagacagatgacatcaagcgagtcgctgggagccgctggaggcaagcggcccaggaccgtatattgtggaactccctacaaaagacttttgtccagcagtggacgtggattggctgacatgatgatgatcttgttccaaataaatattgtaatttaactATTTTGATCTTCAAgatctaaatttaaattggcCTTTGCTTAGTTTTATTTACGGaacttataaaaagttatatacttTATGTTTGGGTCGTTTCttgaaactattttttaaatggTGAAAAGAAATGAAAAGGGAGGCGAAAGTCTAAATCATATACCGAAAAGAAATTCTAGAACTGTACACTCTGTTTTTTCTTGTAGTAAGCCTTGCTTACTTGCGCTTGGTTGTGTAatttaaacacaaaataccttTTTCATCGTGGAAGAGTCCATCTTCATTTTTCACCACTAGAACTTTAGCGTAAACTTTTTTGCAAACTCTGGCGAGAGCGATATCTCCCAACTTCCAATGATATATACCAGCGGATGTTGTactcattttttaaaattagaacgACAGTTCACAATATAAtgctaaaacataaattaaataaaaacagtaaaCGGGAACAAACGCAAATAAAAGCCAATCACTTAATTTTTAGTCAGTAACGTGTCTATTGtctaataaaatgacaaaaatggttttgtataaaataattaaaaaaaacagaatcgCTCTACAACATATACgcagtatttattttcaaataaaattatttagcaCTAtccgtattttttaatatttaacatcgAAGAAAGAGGAAATCAATCCCCCGATTTAATTTTACCGcgtttctttattcattttccGGTTTAGAAGATGTAATGAGCTTTTGCTACTTGACACTAGATGGCAGTAGGCTTtcagaaaataaatgaatcggGTATAAATATGATGCATGTTATCTATTTACATCATACTTATCTACTGCATTTCttgtattatgtaaattttatgtttaagtataagttttttatgaacataaaattgaatatatgtaacgaaacataaaaaaattgtacactAATATTCAGTGGTGAAAACATAGATGGCAGTAGTAGTTATAACCATCAACCTACATTTTCAGCCAGCCAGTGTGTTACAATACCATAATAAACCAATGCAGCCTGCAATTTTCCACTTCATATTACTTatctttacttatttataattaatgttataagATCTACGAATAATCACCTTTGATACTCATACAATTTATCATCACATTTTGGTAGAGAATATTTTAGTTTGTTCGCCCAAATAGTTGGCACGCTTTGAAAGGCGTTGGAAGCTCATAACGAAAAGCTTTTAGTActtcaaattaaattgaaaattattactTGTAATCAGTCAATAATCAGcataattaaatacctactggTTTAGTAGGTATGTAGATTGAACGAATATctaatgtttcttttatttccttACAACGCAATGGAAGTCGAGTATATATTGCACTGGACTTCCATGCAATGGAAGCAGAccccgctctcatctctcacaagaaagaaaatttattataggtaggtatacttacttatatgttttttcattgttaactgtgaaatgatgttgaaaaagagcaatctactgagtttcttgccggctcttctcggtggaatttACCTTCcttggcagagtcactacaaacagattgacttgacgtttcaagtgcTTGTAAACtcggcctatttgaaataaatgaattttgaatatattttttaacactaaatcgcttgggagaacgtctttgtcgatagagtGATAACTAGTTACGGCCGGAGACTCAACAAGAAGACCAGATATAATGCAGAGAAAGATCAAAACCTCAGACCTACCGATATAAATTAACAGCGCTTGCTGCTGTGCCGGAGAGGaccaataaaatgttttagtcCGGGGATAAAACAGCAATTGAAACTTAAACTAGATAGGTACGTGCATGGATAGGTAGGGGCTTATACctataggaaaaaaataatacttatttacttatttaaatagagtcgttaaactactaaaattaaaacatctcaacataaaattcataaataaacgaCTACCTACTCGACGATTTATTTCCAACACGAACGAGTTTTTCCAATCGCATAATTTTCCAATAGGTGCCTAGGTCTTCCGTCCCTACTCTAATAGTTAACGGAAGTTCTCAAAACTcaaaaatatatacacacaacgtgtaacagaatttcGAAATAAtcttgaaggatgcataagtatagtTCTTATggaatcaacctgtaaaaatattaaatcaaaagaagagtatttatttttccatacaaacgtattcaaaacattccaagagTTTGCTTATGACAAACCTATTGAAGaaaaaagaccaacacgcgcatagtacctacacttcGCCACGCgtaccttttttaattttgcatgtgatgttagtgctgtatctgatttctttcagtaaaagttatggcagtggtttactcgaaaactattaggtttgcGGTTTAAGATAAGGCTCAGAGACAGTagcctctaaagcctgtgaaatatttttttaccgatTTCGGAGACGTAATAACCTAAACAATTGCTTTATTTGCTTATTAGATGCGCCTACTGCGGACGGAGTAGGTATTTGacggagttacggtgtaaaatagtcaaacactttcatccactCTCCCAAAGGATCTGAGctgaattttgggataaaaatatGAACTAAAGTCATGCAaggtttcatttgaattcattgagtagttttagcgtgatgCGTGGCCCAGATTccgacacacagacagacagatatatACAGACATAGAgacatgaaaaaaattacagtttttgtgattagatttttttttatttcttcaatgtacagaattcgacccgttacagttttattagtaAGTAGATAAACAGACGGGTCAAACCTGAACTTAATTAATACCTACGGTCTATAGCGATCGATTCCCGTTTCGGTATAGAAATACCGAAAAACCGGTAGCTTTGCGAGTGCAAATAAGTAATAAGATAAAACCAATCTTATTAGATTAGATAACAATGAATTACTTACATCATATAAATATACGTATGTAGCATTTACACGCTTGCGTAGTGAGATGCGCGCGCGTGATTGGTTGATCTCGACAGAGGCGGGGCGATCGCAGCATCCAATGATCGTGTTTCAGCACCTATCTGTCCGGGGCACTGATTTAGGGACCGCGTGTGTACTTATCGAGTGGCGATGAAAAAATGCTGCATTTCTCTTAAAGGATAAACAAAACAGAattaaaagtacttaaacataatacattatttCCTTTTATTTCGCATAGATAAATAGTGTACCTGTTTTCCGAACTAGTTGAGACTGTGTCTCGGATCACAATGTGATCACAATAGGTGTTTTAGCTTGGAAGGTTTACCTAAACACGTGTTATAGAGTTTAGCTGTacctttgaaattttttttttatgctaagTATATAGTCTTATACCTAGATATAGAGTTTAATTGCACCTTTGAATCTAATTACAATgcttttttaatgatatttagagttagcccttaactgcaatcacacctgcaCAGGGCTAGCaaagacaggagacaaaaattatatcccccgattatatcccctgacaagggatgtaattaacgtgtccaccggccaaagcacgggaacatggaataggagaaatttatccccgttcattattacacatataatatttggatattatttccgttgtagtatgcgtttgggtggcaccctggatggtatACATTTagaaatcagcccgacagatggcgctggggtccgctattACCTAGATAAATTTTAACTAAGATTTTAAGAAGAATGAAAAATCCCAACATTGGAATGGCTGAGCTTGGACATCTCCACACAACATTTCATAATACGAGATAAGCCCGTGACACTGCTGCACTAAaactatcaaaaaataattcttcTTAATTTTTTGGAAGTACCTACAGAAATACCTAACGGTGCACCTATGTACCTACTTTCTACGGCGCCCAGCTTTGGAAGCCCAGAGataaatagttatatagttGATTaaagatttgtcgatatttcgacccagttgcatgggtCGTGGTACCGTCGGGACTGCCACTGGGTCGAAATGACGACAAATGcgaaatattatcgtggtatgtacccgttgaactataatTAGATACTTGACCTCTAAATCGCCTATTGTCTCATGTCTGGGGTGTCCGAACTAGAGTTCATCTGACGCGTAAAGTGCAACGAGACAAAAAAGTAGAAATTAACGGAACACAAAAACGACCTCTACCTACCTGTTATAGTGACAGATGCTGACAATGGACGTACAGTCGCCAGCAACTTGGGAAGTTgcaattaatgaaataatgcTGTCCTATCCCATCCTATTCTACTTAATAGGTTTTATAAATGTACTGATATGGCTCacagtacagaattacctacactggatttattagtgtGCTACCTACTGTATACTGTTTTGCTTTTTAGtggttaaaatatgatattgtataggtatatttaaactcaatagcttttgtttttgtttttcaaggGCCTCATAAATGTGTGAGCGccttatgtatttaggatatctaagcctggtgtaaaatcgtcaaacactttcgtcctcTCTCCCAAgaaaactgagcttaatttcgggataaaaagcatcctatattacttctaataccttcaggaatatgtgtgcaaagtttcGAGATGATCGGTTTGCCGTTTGGTAGAAggtttgcgtgaaagcgtaacaaacaaacttacattcacatttataatgttagtagggatagggatagggattgtgtAAATTTGCTAAGTTATAACAATAATCTTCTTGACGTACGCTGCATTATTTAGTGGTAATGTTAAGAAGGATGTTCTTctaataagcaattaaaaaacaaaatggcggaggcataggtaggtacctatatattcCTTTTATATGGAACTATTATAGCCGTAATAGTGAACCATAGATAGAACCTACATTAAAACTTGATACAAAATACacattgtacctacctattcagcggggcaggaaaacatcgtgaggaaacctgcatgcctgagagttctccataatgttctcaaaggtgtgtggagtccaccaatccgcactgggccagcgcggtggattCGGCCTTAGCcctttttcattgtgggaggggccCGTGTACTgggggccgttaatgggttgtaAATTGTATGAACGCATTTTCTCTACGCCAGTACAGGATGTCTCTGGCACGAGCTATCCGGTAAAAACGGCTCGATTGTCAACAATTGATCTATTTTTTGCTTTCTTTAACGCCATGACGTGACGTGACGATGACGCCTCGATTGTTCTGCAACGTTAGATataagcaggctttactttgctgaattccatgatatattatgaaaattaagcttaatttgccatactccgcgaaaggcaggagaatctgtatgaggtaatttataatttcttcaatctttatactccagaccaaacagatcttcttaTTTGTTgttctccggtttcggagcgaaacgtgcgtagagggtacctACATTGCAGAAGAACTGCTTGGTGGggagaccagtggcgtgcatagagggtataaaatgaaaataatctgctcgagttaaaaaaaatctaaggataggcattgtaagagttataaaaagcctacccttaagtatttataacatttactggacatttacttcattttatatcatctgcataccctgtgcatgtaCCATCTATGCACGCGACTGTGTACTGTAGAGTATAAAGTACGACATCTTAGAATCTATGTCGaatcgtttttttatttgcgTAGACTTTTAAGGTCTCTCACATAACTAAGAGGGATTTAGAGCATAAGCCCATCATGCTGCTCTACTGCGGGTTGGTTGGCTAATTATTAccatcacatgttagtgataataagtCAAGAATTGGGGTAGGGTAACGTTTAATCCGACGCACGGGAATGAACACTGCAAAATTCCCAATACAActggcaatttaaaaaaaaatacccaagatttaatagtacctacttactttattaaatttatatttcgatCCGGTAATCGATTTCAGGACCTCTTGATAATGTTGTTCCAAGATAATAAAATGGGTaggtacagtggcgtgcacttcatacatgcactgcctaccccaacattttttgtataactcataaaagggaaggattttaaatttaatgccatcttccttctttatgcatactctggtcataaaccctgtgcacgccactgggtacctatcatagttttatatttataacccAGCCCAGCccgattggtagatttcacacgccgttgagaacattatggagaactctcaagcatgcagatttATTTACGAtattctccttcaccgttgtaacaagtgatattttaattgcttaaattaaaaacgcacataactccgtaaagtCATTAGCGGACGAActtctccacgaaaggaaagccggagccataaccactaggctatcaccgcttcgtataattatgtctattgtgaataggtaggtacgagtatatctGTTTGACTTGACTGCTACGCAATGTTAGCCAATGTATAATTTtgtgaaagtaataaatatagcaTCTGCCGTCAACTTTCACTGTAATAAGGACGCACCTTAGCGCGAGACTGTTTATGCGTAACGACATACGACTTATTGTAACGTCGGTCGGCATGTGTAAACGGGTGTTCAGATAATTCATACGTCAGTGATTATTTACGCCGttgatttaatgttactttCGATTTAGGCAGATAAGATGCAAACTcgggaataaattaaaaagaatagcaaataatattatgaaacgaATAGCTTTATTTTACTCTTGAATcatgattttataatattataattttgcaatGCATGTGAAAATTGACACAAGCAAAAACAAACTCTATTGGTCACAAACTATTAAAGTAGGTATAGGTTATAGGTACTCGTATCTtgtaaatatcaataaatcGATAGTAAGGGCCCTGTTCCTCAATATCCTAGTgtacaaaaaacaattattttaagtgaagggagtaataaataaaaatcgtgaaaataaaaaaggtgtgcgttggccgggaatcgaacccggatcAACTGCTTGGAAGGCAACTATGCTGACCATTACACCACCAACGCTTATGAATCATTTGATGAAATTTCCATATAAAAAATTGTGTTGTATCAAAACTAAGTATTCCATATCCCtatcactactaatattataaatgtcaatgtaagtttgtttgttacgctttcacgtaaaaactcaaccgatcctcataaaactttgaacacatattcttggaagtgtgagaagtaatataggatactttttatcccgacattaagctcggttcctttgggagaagggattgcttgacgattttacaccataactccgacgaattataaccgatttaaataattatttttggactatagaggttataatatgtgtttaatttttcccaaactttgtgtagatcagaatgtggttggagatagaggacagaactcctcagacagcagcaaacccctcatttaaggcttagcgatactgaatactttaattttttttactactacaatacaactaaaactaaattgaatgccacatcaaaattcaaaatcaaacgcagacgaagtcgcgggcaacatctagtattcTATAAAGTAGATGAATACGTCCTATACTATACCTTCTATAGTATACTAGTATAGAGTAAGTAAGTTGTATAGAGTTTCACGAAGCTTTATAAACTGAGCAATTATGGTGTAACTAGGAGGCGAGAAAATAACTGATACCTAACTAACCATTGCCAAAGACCTGACCAGAggaaattttgaaaatactaGTACTACcactaacttaaaatttaaaacctcccacttataagcgTTTCTAGTGTATTTAGGTATAAGTATTCGGTA
This sequence is a window from Pararge aegeria chromosome 1, ilParAegt1.1, whole genome shotgun sequence. Protein-coding genes within it:
- the LOC120627404 gene encoding uncharacterized protein LOC120627404; amino-acid sequence: MWLPYTCMHLAERSRPFYGSTIKAPVTKSDAKATPRKRKLMEDHVLPLNVKPSKCKEPDLNISYEIRQKPLKQGKYENAFKQFVRLGKEHLFDHFYSTLCFEKVKNSDILDYLDNVDASTEDKLDMVIKNIVTEKEIDNYLHQCWRYNFVHKQSDSSKDASDNMKSSALFKFNKNIPVTIHAPWCLVCGCGDRLWECTNCPASFHLACRREWLVNIIHRKSPPKKAQKHVTLVAKILSSTRTISSIQKEKENLEICPSCMWGPKVGYDDVVWHKLSTCPWWPARVLTPGAIPHCLLTRNHSPHQWPLQYYGTLNYSWGDSNRMCLFLPKHTGALQAKDEMLRSAVMDACDDYISVYLT